A genomic region of Elaeis guineensis isolate ETL-2024a chromosome 9, EG11, whole genome shotgun sequence contains the following coding sequences:
- the LOC109506236 gene encoding calmodulin-like protein 3, translated as MPTVLLRISLICHLLKTLLHYFLPKKLSFLRTAKVSAPRVFILATPPGMDPSELKRVFQMFDRNGDGRITKKELSDSLENLGIYIPEGDLEAMIEKIDANGDGCVDVEEFGALYQNIMDERDEEEDMREAFNVFDQNGDGFITVEELRSVLASLGLKQGRTVEDCRRMISKVDADGDGMVNFKEFKQMMRGGGFAALS; from the coding sequence ATGCCAACCGTTTTGCTGAGGATTTCCCTCATCTGCCACCTCCTTAAGACCCTCCTCCACTACTTCCTCCCCAAGAAGCTTAGCTTCCTCCGCACCGCGAAGGTGTCGGCCCCCCGGGTGTTCATCCTGGCGACGCCACCGGGAATGGACCCGTCGGAGCTGAAGCGCGTCTTCCAGATGTTCGACCGCAATGGCGACGGTCGCATCACGAAGAAGGAGCTGAGCGACTCGCTCGAGAATCTGGGGATCTACATCCCCGAAGGAGATCTCGAGGCCATGATCGAGAAGATCGATGCCAACGGGGATGGGTGCGTGGACGTGGAGGAGTTCGGAGCGCTGTACCAGAACATCATGGACGAGCGGGACGAGGAGGAGGACATGCGGGAGGCGTTCAACGTGTTCGACCAGAACGGGGACGGGTTCATCACGGTGGAGGAGCTGCGGTCGGTGCTGGCGTCGCTGGGGCTGAAGCAGGGGAGGACCGTCGAGGACTGCCGGAGGATGATCAGCAAGGTGGACGCCGACGGGGACGGGATGGTGAACTTTAAGGAGTTCAAGCAGATGATGAGGGGAGGGGGCTTCGCGGCCTTGAGTTAG